In Zingiber officinale cultivar Zhangliang chromosome 1A, Zo_v1.1, whole genome shotgun sequence, a genomic segment contains:
- the LOC122039053 gene encoding early nodulin-like protein 1, translating to MMAFSSFSSNGLAFLLLLAVALVDSARGCVFYAGGKYGWVLNPSESYGHWAERNRFQVNDSIVFKYKKGEDSVLVVAEQDFDSCDVSNPIRKLDGGDSRFVFERSGPFFFVSGAPGRCERGQKLAVVVMAVRRPRWPPVSASPVLPPTPASSPPRWAPQYPPLLPPSATLPPESSGAPILSPTPPPTLPTPTGGTSVPMPSPVPAPSDPAATGAAGITSAKSVLRTLMIIIGIVFLV from the exons ATGATGGctttttcttcgttttcttctaaTGGTTTGGCGTTTCTGCTGCTGCTTGCAGTGGCTCTGGTGGATTCAGCTCGGGGCTGTGTGTTCTACGCCGGAGGAAAATATGGATGGGTGCTGAATCCCTCGGAGAGCTACGGGCATTGGGCCGAGAGAAATCGGTTTCAAGTCAATGACTCCATTG ttttTAAGTACAAGAAGGGGGAGGACTCTGTTTTGGTGGTGGCGGAGCAAGACTTTGATTCGTGCGACGTGAGCAACCCGATCCGGAAGCTCGATGGCGGCGACTCCCGGTTTGTGTTCGAGCGGTCGGGGCCGTTTTTCTTCGTCAGCGGAGCGCCGGGGAGGTGCGAGCGCGGGCAGAAGCTGGCAGTGGTGGTGATGGCCGTGCGACGACCACGCTGGCCGCCCGTCTCGGCCTCGCCGGTCCTGCCTCCGACCCCTGCTTCTTCGCCACCTCGATGGGCACCTCAGTATCCGCCTCTGCTTCCTCCGTCGGCGACTTTACCGCCTGAAAGTTCCGGCGCCCCTATTCTATCTCCGACGCCTCCGCCGACCCTGCCAACTCCAACCGGAGGGACCTCAGTCCCCATGCCGTCTCCGGTGCCGGCTCCTTCCGACCCCGCAGCGACCGGCGCCGCCGGTATTACCTCCGCGAAGTCCGTTCTTAGAACATTGATGATAATTATCGGAATTGTGTttcttgtttga